A window of Helicobacter ganmani contains these coding sequences:
- the ruvC gene encoding crossover junction endodeoxyribonuclease RuvC has translation MNILGIDPGSRNCGYAIIKLDKNAISLVEAGLIKIKERILQHQILEFVEGIDLVLKNHSIDSVAIEDMFYAYNPKSVIKLAQFRGALSLKILQELGNFTEYTPLQIKKALTGNGKAQKEQVAFMVKRLLGLKGEIKPLDITDAIAIAITHAQRLKLQAKE, from the coding sequence GTGAATATCTTAGGAATTGACCCGGGAAGCAGAAATTGTGGCTATGCGATTATAAAATTAGATAAAAATGCAATTTCTTTGGTGGAAGCAGGTTTGATAAAAATCAAAGAAAGAATCTTGCAACATCAAATTTTAGAGTTTGTGGAAGGGATTGATTTGGTATTGAAAAATCATTCTATTGATTCCGTCGCGATTGAAGATATGTTTTATGCGTATAATCCCAAAAGCGTAATCAAGCTTGCGCAATTTCGTGGAGCGTTGAGCCTTAAGATTCTACAAGAGTTAGGAAATTTCACTGAATATACGCCTTTACAAATTAAAAAGGCTTTGACAGGAAATGGAAAGGCACAAAAAGAACAAGTTGCCTTTATGGTAAAGCGACTTTTGGGGCTTAAGGGTGAAATTAAGCCTCTAGATATTACAGATGCAATTGCCATAGCAATTACACACGCACAACGATTAAAACTTCAAGCTAAGGAATAA
- the dnaN gene encoding DNA polymerase III subunit beta: MNITIPNSVLDNIFTSLQPFLDKKDSSQITSHIYLETKDNQLICKATDFEIGLCAISDSLTINEHGIATVNGKQALDIIKRLKESDVNLYTHNENLHIQQNKSSFKLPMFNAQEFPTFPEYENLPKLEINSLQLITSMKKIFPVIDINNQKRELNGALLDIKEYSYNFVATDTKRLAMVKFDNASGNNLALIFPKKAITEIQKLFFDNLELFYNEKDIIIKSQNYIFFSHLINGKFPDYEKILPKEVATQLTIPKAKIIEGIKVINSVTNDVKITFKSNEILFESLSQDNSEAKTQIEINLSLNEEIEIGINSRHVLDFLMQIDTADFIWELNGKNAPFVLKSENFSTVVMPIII; this comes from the coding sequence ATGAATATCACCATTCCAAATAGTGTTTTAGACAACATTTTTACTTCTTTACAACCTTTTTTAGACAAAAAAGATTCTAGTCAAATCACTTCCCACATTTACCTTGAAACAAAAGACAATCAACTCATTTGTAAAGCCACAGATTTTGAAATAGGACTTTGTGCAATTAGTGATTCTTTAACCATTAACGAACACGGAATCGCAACGGTTAATGGGAAACAAGCATTAGATATTATCAAACGATTAAAAGAAAGTGATGTTAATCTTTATACTCACAACGAAAACCTCCATATTCAACAAAATAAAAGCTCTTTTAAACTTCCAATGTTTAATGCTCAAGAATTTCCAACCTTTCCAGAATACGAAAACCTACCGAAACTAGAAATCAATTCTTTACAATTAATCACTTCAATGAAAAAAATTTTTCCTGTAATTGATATTAATAACCAAAAACGCGAATTAAACGGAGCTCTTTTGGATATTAAGGAATATTCTTATAATTTCGTGGCTACGGATACAAAACGACTTGCAATGGTAAAATTTGACAACGCATCAGGAAATAATCTTGCACTAATTTTCCCAAAAAAAGCAATTACAGAAATTCAAAAATTATTCTTTGATAATCTTGAACTTTTCTATAACGAAAAAGACATTATCATCAAATCTCAAAATTACATTTTCTTTTCTCATCTTATCAATGGAAAATTCCCAGATTATGAAAAAATATTGCCAAAAGAAGTCGCGACACAGCTTACGATTCCAAAAGCGAAAATTATCGAAGGAATTAAAGTTATTAACTCTGTAACAAATGATGTTAAAATTACTTTTAAATCTAATGAAATTTTATTTGAATCTTTAAGTCAAGATAATTCAGAAGCTAAAACACAAATTGAAATAAATCTTTCTCTTAATGAGGAAATTGAAATTGGTATTAATTCTCGTCATGTTTTGGATTTCTTAATGCAAATCGACACTGCGGATTTCATTTGGGAACTTAATGGTAAAAATGCTCCTTTTGTGTTAAAAAGTGAGAATTTCTCCACTGTTGTTATGCCTATTATTATTTAA
- a CDS encoding adenosylmethionine--8-amino-7-oxononanoate transaminase, translated as MTLDNTESAKLKELDLSCIWHPCTQMHDHEANIPLIPIARAQGVYLYDFENRAYLDCVSSWWVNLFGHCNPYISAKLKEQLDSLEHIIFAGFTHKPIIELSHRLLELLDSKFGKCFYADNGSSAIEVALKMAFHACAIQKKKKNKFICLENAYHGETIGALSVGDVGIYTQVYQPLLLETLKVKAPSGENFAESLESLKTLLQAHKEEIAAFVLEPLIQCAGNMNMYSAKFVQEAVKMCQEAGVYVIFDEIAVGFGRTGSFFAYQQCGVVPDFLCLSKGITGGYLPLSVVITTNEIYSLFYAPYEEHKAFLHSHSYTGNALACACANAVLDIFERDNVLENNAILSQFIWKKLQVLQEFGFVQNLRHQGMVFAFDLGGFEGQRKGLEVFNAGLKRGLLLRPLGNTIYLMPPYVLTKEQASYIVESLVEILKIFVDKFANKTKV; from the coding sequence ATGACACTAGACAACACAGAATCCGCAAAACTTAAGGAACTAGACCTTTCGTGTATTTGGCATCCTTGCACGCAAATGCACGACCACGAGGCGAATATTCCGCTGATTCCAATAGCGCGTGCGCAAGGCGTGTATCTCTACGACTTTGAGAATCGGGCTTATTTGGACTGCGTTTCTAGCTGGTGGGTAAATCTCTTTGGACATTGCAATCCTTATATTAGCGCAAAACTTAAAGAGCAGTTAGACAGCTTAGAACATATTATTTTTGCAGGTTTCACGCACAAGCCCATTATTGAATTATCCCACCGACTTTTGGAGCTTTTGGATTCTAAATTCGGCAAGTGTTTCTATGCCGATAATGGCTCAAGTGCGATTGAAGTTGCACTCAAAATGGCGTTCCACGCTTGTGCGATTCAAAAGAAAAAGAAAAATAAATTTATATGCCTAGAAAACGCCTATCATGGAGAGACTATCGGGGCATTAAGCGTGGGAGATGTAGGGATTTATACACAAGTCTATCAACCGCTTTTGCTAGAAACATTAAAAGTCAAAGCACCTAGTGGAGAGAACTTTGCGGAATCCCTAGAATCCTTAAAAACACTATTACAGGCACACAAGGAGGAAATTGCTGCATTTGTGCTAGAGCCCTTGATACAATGCGCAGGAAATATGAATATGTATAGCGCAAAATTCGTGCAAGAAGCGGTAAAAATGTGTCAGGAAGCGGGAGTGTATGTGATTTTTGATGAAATTGCGGTGGGATTTGGGCGCACAGGAAGTTTTTTTGCCTATCAACAATGCGGGGTTGTGCCAGATTTCTTGTGCCTTAGCAAAGGAATCACAGGAGGATATTTACCGCTTTCTGTTGTGATTACGACGAATGAAATTTATAGTTTATTTTATGCGCCCTATGAAGAGCATAAAGCCTTTTTGCATTCGCATTCTTACACAGGAAATGCGCTTGCGTGTGCGTGTGCCAATGCGGTTTTAGATATTTTTGAGAGAGACAATGTGCTAGAAAACAATGCGATTCTCTCGCAATTTATTTGGAAGAAATTGCAGGTTTTGCAAGAGTTTGGCTTTGTGCAGAATCTTAGACATCAAGGAATGGTGTTTGCCTTTGATTTGGGTGGCTTTGAGGGACAACGCAAGGGCTTAGAGGTATTTAACGCTGGCTTAAAGCGTGGCTTGCTCCTGCGCCCCCTTGGTAACACAATCTATCTTATGCCTCCTTATGTTTTAACTAAAGAACAAGCAAGCTATATCGTAGAATCCCTTGTAGAGATTCTGAAAATCTTTGTGGATAAATTTGCAAACAAAACGAAAGTTTAA
- the lgt gene encoding prolipoprotein diacylglyceryl transferase: MTAWNSIYSHFDPIAFFVFGIPVHWYGLMYVLALLVALLVAKVFVKIDNYPISNALLDSYFIWVEIGVILGARLGYILFYDPWTSYYLTHPWEIFNPFDREGNFVGIRGMSYHGAVIGFLVASMLFAKVKKVNFWLFMDLVGLSVPLGYVFGRIGNFLNQELVGRETTNGIGIYVEGILRHPSQLYEAFLEGILVFAILYFWRKRARFVGEIGILYGVWYSFMRFVAEFFREPDAQLGFVAFDWLTLGQLLSLLIGGFCLILWLYKRVQTSEENTLRIGNRKNG; this comes from the coding sequence ATGACAGCATGGAACTCTATTTATAGTCATTTTGACCCCATTGCATTTTTTGTTTTTGGGATTCCGGTGCATTGGTATGGACTGATGTATGTGCTTGCTTTGCTTGTCGCGCTTTTGGTTGCCAAAGTTTTTGTCAAGATAGATAATTATCCTATTTCTAACGCACTTTTGGATAGTTATTTTATTTGGGTTGAGATTGGCGTGATTTTGGGTGCAAGACTCGGATATATTTTGTTTTATGACCCATGGACGAGTTATTATCTCACGCATCCTTGGGAGATTTTCAATCCATTTGATAGGGAGGGCAACTTCGTAGGGATTCGTGGAATGAGCTATCACGGGGCGGTGATTGGATTTTTGGTTGCATCTATGTTGTTTGCGAAAGTTAAAAAAGTAAATTTCTGGCTTTTTATGGACTTAGTGGGACTTAGTGTTCCGCTTGGTTATGTGTTTGGACGCATTGGAAATTTTCTAAATCAAGAATTGGTTGGGCGTGAGACGACAAACGGAATCGGAATCTATGTAGAGGGCATTTTAAGACACCCAAGTCAGCTTTATGAAGCGTTTTTAGAGGGCATTTTGGTGTTTGCGATTCTGTATTTTTGGCGCAAAAGAGCGCGGTTTGTGGGCGAAATTGGAATCTTATATGGCGTATGGTATTCTTTTATGCGCTTTGTCGCAGAGTTTTTTAGAGAACCCGACGCGCAACTTGGCTTTGTTGCGTTTGATTGGCTGACTTTAGGACAACTTTTGTCCTTGCTTATCGGCGGATTCTGCTTGATATTGTGGCTTTATAAGAGGGTGCAAACTTCAGAGGAGAATACGTTAAGGATTGGGAATCGCAAAAATGGCTAA
- the thyX gene encoding FAD-dependent thymidylate synthase: MQITLLNYTKLNICAHAIRTCWQSFEKGDNGGEKDKELIYRVGNKFKHASTLEHLYYTFYIQGISRATLQELARHRIASLSVKSTRYTLKELKNTESFLPLNEVNFSRAGKFLVFTQNKAVDKASVQALENLRLLLQENISNDLVKFAMPESYKTELTWSINARSLQNFLHLRSSKSALWEIRNLAFALFESLPNEHKFLFEECVGEE, from the coding sequence ATGCAAATTACACTTTTAAATTACACAAAATTAAATATTTGTGCGCACGCAATTCGCACTTGTTGGCAGAGTTTTGAAAAGGGTGATAATGGCGGAGAAAAGGATAAAGAGTTAATTTATCGCGTGGGAAATAAATTCAAACACGCTTCCACTTTAGAGCATTTGTATTATACTTTTTACATTCAAGGAATCTCACGTGCGACTTTGCAAGAGTTAGCACGGCATAGAATTGCATCTTTGAGCGTGAAATCTACGCGCTACACGCTTAAAGAATTGAAAAATACAGAATCTTTTTTGCCTTTAAATGAGGTAAATTTCTCACGCGCAGGGAAATTTTTAGTTTTTACTCAAAATAAAGCCGTAGATAAAGCAAGCGTGCAGGCACTAGAGAACCTCCGCTTATTATTGCAAGAAAATATTAGCAATGATTTGGTTAAATTTGCTATGCCCGAATCCTACAAAACAGAATTAACTTGGAGCATTAATGCACGAAGTTTGCAAAATTTTTTACATTTGCGTAGCTCCAAAAGTGCGTTGTGGGAGATTCGTAATTTAGCTTTTGCGCTTTTTGAATCCTTGCCAAATGAGCATAAGTTTTTGTTTGAGGAATGTGTAGGAGAGGAGTGA
- a CDS encoding DNA adenine methylase: protein MQTSIESTLQKARTKSLKDSIFCDIFAGTAAVGRLFKTQVKQIISNDLSGFF, encoded by the coding sequence TTGCAAACAAGTATAGAATCTACACTTCAAAAAGCTCGCACAAAGTCTTTAAAAGATTCTATCTTTTGTGATATATTCGCTGGAACTGCAGCAGTGGGGAGGCTTTTTAAAACACAAGTAAAGCAAATTATTAGCAATGATTTGAGTGGATTTTTCTAA
- the dcuC gene encoding C4-dicarboxylate transporter DcuC yields MSALMIVSTLLAVVIVAYYILQKYNPIFVFLLSGLVLLIFSFYLTGSPIPKAPIRSPEEMTFLNVLLDSFAFITATFKAQLSGVGLIIMSVAGFAAYMRHINASAKLAFLANKPLGRIKNKYFILSGTFVVGMALKIVISSYAGLLLLLLACIYPVLLALKIRPITAVCVLSLIALDYGPKDGSSINMADMVGQKDNVIGLFLDYQIWSVAAYVAVIALAIPLYFAWVDKRDALKGVLSGEAEIPQILNPKCPTFYILFPWLPVVSLFAAYFLQIKLDVVTANFISIAIVFAVEFIRHRDAKRLGEDMVVILKAMAEIFVSVVSIIIAAGVFAEGVKSLGGVGILVNAVSGFGKTGEFATFAVILSIAVFSFLVYFASVIMGSGIAAFNAFGRLAPEVATKLGIAPITLVLPIEIASCLGRAASPIAGGILALAGFAKVSPMEIIKRTTPLLLLAMVVNILVAFYLAKANPLPPQERTQTQAVESLF; encoded by the coding sequence ATGTCAGCTTTAATGATAGTTTCTACACTTCTAGCAGTTGTAATTGTAGCGTATTACATACTCCAAAAATACAATCCGATTTTTGTATTTTTGCTCTCAGGATTGGTTTTGTTGATTTTTTCTTTTTATCTGACAGGCTCTCCGATTCCAAAAGCTCCGATAAGGTCTCCAGAGGAAATGACATTTTTAAATGTGTTGCTAGATAGTTTTGCCTTTATCACCGCAACTTTTAAAGCGCAGCTTTCAGGGGTTGGGCTGATTATTATGAGTGTAGCGGGATTTGCTGCATATATGCGACACATTAATGCTTCTGCCAAGCTCGCATTTCTTGCAAACAAGCCTTTGGGTAGAATCAAAAACAAATATTTTATTTTGAGTGGAACATTTGTTGTTGGAATGGCATTAAAAATCGTGATTTCTAGTTACGCGGGATTGCTTTTGTTGCTTTTAGCGTGTATTTATCCTGTGCTTCTTGCGCTAAAGATTCGCCCTATCACCGCAGTTTGCGTGCTATCTCTCATTGCACTAGATTATGGACCAAAAGACGGAAGCTCTATCAATATGGCAGATATGGTGGGGCAAAAGGACAATGTCATTGGGCTGTTTTTGGATTATCAAATTTGGAGTGTCGCGGCTTATGTGGCAGTGATTGCACTTGCGATTCCACTTTATTTTGCGTGGGTGGATAAAAGGGACGCGCTTAAAGGGGTGTTGAGTGGTGAAGCAGAGATTCCACAAATCCTTAATCCCAAATGCCCGACTTTTTATATCCTATTCCCTTGGCTGCCAGTGGTTTCTTTGTTTGCTGCATATTTTTTGCAGATTAAACTAGATGTGGTAACGGCAAATTTCATTAGCATTGCGATTGTTTTTGCCGTGGAATTTATCCGACACAGAGACGCTAAGAGACTTGGTGAGGATATGGTTGTGATTTTAAAGGCAATGGCAGAGATTTTTGTCAGTGTCGTTAGTATTATCATTGCGGCAGGAGTTTTTGCAGAGGGGGTTAAGTCTCTTGGTGGCGTAGGGATTCTTGTCAATGCGGTTTCTGGATTTGGCAAAACAGGAGAATTTGCGACTTTTGCGGTGATTTTGAGTATTGCAGTCTTTAGCTTTTTAGTGTATTTTGCTAGCGTGATTATGGGAAGTGGAATCGCAGCATTTAATGCCTTTGGCAGATTAGCTCCAGAAGTAGCAACGAAGCTTGGAATCGCGCCGATTACTTTAGTTTTACCCATAGAGATTGCGTCTTGTCTAGGGCGGGCAGCTTCTCCGATTGCGGGTGGGATTCTTGCTCTAGCGGGGTTTGCGAAAGTTTCGCCAATGGAGATTATCAAGCGCACAACTCCGCTTTTGCTCCTTGCTATGGTGGTGAATATCCTTGTGGCTTTTTATCTTGCAAAGGCGAATCCTCTTCCTCCACAAGAGCGCACACAAACGCAGGCGGTGGAATCTCTTTTTTAG
- the abc-f gene encoding ribosomal protection-like ABC-F family protein, whose protein sequence is MANLSLQNISKQYDYKVILQDVSLHIHEGERIAIVGRNGAGKSTLLKILSGEVEPDEGTRMQEGDLEIKHLIQKPHFKAGQTAKEAILEALESLNLARVRYFEVAKQLQEIPEDKALLREYAELSSLIDHHNAWDLESKVKQVLETFALEPLQDRFVNLLSGGEQKRVALACLLLTKPDILLLDEPTNHLDVQMVEFLESMLLRANFTLVFISHDRYFIDRIATRVVEVEEGRLRHFKGGYSDYLHQKEALLLSLAKSHETLLKHLKAEEEWLARGVRARVKRNEGRKERLMQMRQEAKSNPSIIRKMTLELERERKHFNQEEGVNRKKMLFETKNLGVEMGGKVLIRDFTTRILQCNKIAIVGRNGAGKSTLLKLFLGQIKPTSGSIECGEVKIGYFDQHRENLDDSKDLLETFCPFGGDHIEVRGKSMHIFGYLKNFLFPREFLDKKIGALSGGEKNRVALALLFTKSYDCLILDEPTNDLDIPTINILEEYLQSFEGTIIFVSHDRYFVDKIAQKLYVFRGNGEVMESHKSFSEYLEIESELREYQALSAELDSQNTAKDSKESRNSQNPNAKKTKLSYHQKRLLEILPQEIEALEMEIKELEKALFSGDLSTQELQEKSVEFEAKKALCEEKIMQYLELEEKESQL, encoded by the coding sequence ATGGCTAATCTTTCTTTGCAGAATATTTCCAAACAATACGATTATAAAGTGATTTTGCAAGATGTTTCCTTGCATATTCACGAGGGGGAACGCATAGCAATCGTGGGGCGCAATGGAGCGGGTAAATCTACTTTGCTAAAAATCTTAAGTGGCGAGGTAGAACCCGATGAGGGAACGCGTATGCAAGAGGGGGATTTGGAAATTAAACATTTAATCCAAAAACCACATTTCAAAGCGGGACAAACAGCCAAAGAGGCAATCTTGGAGGCTTTAGAATCTCTCAATCTCGCAAGGGTGCGTTATTTTGAAGTGGCAAAGCAACTGCAAGAGATTCCAGAGGATAAGGCTCTTTTGCGAGAATATGCAGAACTTTCTAGCTTGATTGACCACCATAACGCGTGGGATTTGGAATCCAAAGTGAAGCAAGTGCTAGAAACTTTTGCCCTAGAGCCTTTGCAAGATAGATTTGTGAATTTGCTAAGTGGTGGAGAGCAAAAACGCGTTGCGCTCGCGTGTCTTTTACTAACCAAGCCGGATATTTTGTTGCTAGATGAGCCGACAAACCATCTAGATGTGCAAATGGTAGAGTTTTTGGAATCTATGCTTTTGCGCGCAAATTTTACCCTAGTTTTTATCAGCCATGATAGATATTTTATTGATAGAATCGCAACGCGGGTTGTGGAAGTAGAAGAAGGGAGATTGCGGCATTTTAAAGGTGGATATAGTGATTATTTACATCAAAAGGAAGCTTTGCTTCTAAGTCTTGCCAAGAGCCACGAAACGCTTTTAAAACACCTAAAAGCAGAGGAAGAATGGTTAGCGCGCGGGGTTCGTGCGAGAGTGAAGCGCAATGAGGGGCGCAAAGAACGTTTGATGCAAATGCGTCAAGAGGCTAAAAGTAATCCCTCCATCATTCGCAAAATGACTTTGGAGCTAGAAAGAGAGCGCAAGCATTTCAATCAAGAGGAGGGTGTCAATCGTAAGAAAATGTTGTTTGAAACAAAGAATCTCGGTGTAGAAATGGGTGGCAAAGTTTTGATTCGTGATTTCACTACAAGGATTTTGCAGTGTAATAAAATCGCAATCGTGGGGCGCAATGGAGCGGGTAAATCTACCTTGCTCAAACTCTTTTTGGGACAAATTAAGCCGACAAGCGGGAGCATTGAATGCGGAGAGGTGAAGATTGGCTATTTTGACCAACACCGAGAAAACTTAGATGATAGTAAGGATTTGCTAGAGACTTTTTGCCCTTTTGGCGGAGACCATATTGAGGTGCGCGGCAAGAGTATGCATATTTTTGGCTATTTGAAGAATTTTTTGTTTCCTAGAGAGTTTTTGGACAAGAAAATCGGAGCATTAAGCGGGGGAGAAAAGAATCGTGTCGCACTTGCCTTGCTTTTTACGAAGTCGTATGATTGTTTAATCCTAGATGAGCCCACAAATGATTTGGACATTCCCACGATTAATATTTTAGAGGAATACTTACAGAGCTTTGAGGGAACGATTATTTTTGTGAGCCACGACCGCTACTTTGTGGATAAAATCGCACAAAAGCTCTATGTTTTTAGAGGCAATGGTGAGGTAATGGAATCACACAAAAGCTTTAGCGAATATTTAGAGATTGAAAGCGAATTAAGAGAATATCAGGCTTTAAGCGCGGAGTTAGATTCGCAAAACACTGCTAAAGATTCCAAGGAATCCCGAAACTCTCAAAACCCAAATGCAAAGAAAACGAAATTAAGCTATCATCAAAAGCGATTATTGGAGATTTTGCCACAGGAGATTGAAGCCTTAGAAATGGAGATTAAAGAGCTTGAGAAAGCGTTGTTTAGCGGGGATTTAAGCACGCAGGAGTTGCAAGAAAAATCAGTGGAGTTTGAAGCCAAAAAAGCATTGTGCGAGGAAAAAATTATGCAATATTTGGAGCTAGAGGAAAAGGAATCGCAACTTTAA
- the dnaA gene encoding chromosomal replication initiator protein DnaA produces the protein MNQILLQLKDEITTFEFENYINQITYNEKYSREDRIVLNAPNVLIASWVKTKYADKIAHLFEINNGLKPEIIVEVANSNKKKENKSNVRNKQNRTTNLNPSFTFDSFVVGNSNTFAVNVAKAVAQNQSIKYNPLVIYGNTGLGKTHLLNAIGNANILVGKNVIYTTSEQFLNDFLLHIRNNTMERFREKYRACDYLLIDDIQFLSGKEQIQEEFFHTFNELKENNKQIVLTSDRPPKDMKGLEERLKTRFTSGLLADIQPPELETKINIIRAKCELDRIHLDDTIIHFIAANINDNIREIEGVLVKLSFSMNVTNIQEISLDFIKDVLKEYIKESKENVSMDKIIDTVAKYYNLKPSDIKSKNRSKNIVIARKIVIYLARTLTPNSMPYLANFFGMKDHSTVSKAMKSIQDEINNNANFKTIIEEIKNKIK, from the coding sequence TTGAATCAGATTTTATTACAGCTTAAAGATGAAATCACAACTTTTGAATTTGAAAATTATATCAATCAAATTACCTATAATGAAAAGTATTCTCGTGAAGATAGAATCGTGTTAAATGCTCCAAATGTCTTGATTGCAAGTTGGGTAAAAACAAAATACGCAGACAAAATTGCTCATCTTTTTGAAATCAATAATGGTTTAAAGCCTGAAATCATCGTGGAAGTTGCAAATTCTAACAAAAAGAAAGAAAACAAAAGTAATGTGCGCAACAAACAAAACAGAACAACAAATCTCAATCCCTCTTTTACTTTTGATTCCTTTGTGGTGGGTAATTCTAATACCTTTGCCGTTAATGTTGCCAAAGCTGTAGCACAAAATCAAAGCATTAAGTATAATCCTCTTGTAATTTATGGAAATACAGGGCTTGGTAAAACACATTTACTCAACGCGATTGGTAATGCAAATATTCTTGTAGGTAAAAATGTCATTTACACCACAAGCGAACAATTTTTGAATGATTTTTTGCTACATATTCGCAACAATACAATGGAACGATTCCGTGAAAAATACCGGGCTTGTGATTATTTATTGATTGATGATATTCAATTTTTGAGTGGAAAGGAACAAATTCAAGAAGAATTTTTTCACACTTTTAATGAGCTCAAAGAAAACAATAAACAAATTGTCCTAACCTCTGACCGCCCACCAAAAGATATGAAAGGCTTAGAAGAGCGTTTGAAAACTCGTTTTACTTCTGGACTTTTAGCAGATATTCAACCTCCAGAATTAGAAACAAAAATCAATATTATTCGCGCAAAATGTGAATTAGATAGAATCCATCTTGATGATACTATTATTCATTTTATCGCGGCAAATATTAATGATAATATTCGTGAAATTGAGGGTGTTTTAGTGAAACTTAGCTTTTCAATGAATGTTACAAATATTCAAGAAATTAGTCTTGATTTCATCAAAGATGTTTTAAAAGAATATATCAAAGAATCCAAAGAAAATGTCAGTATGGACAAAATCATTGACACTGTTGCAAAATACTATAATCTCAAACCCTCGGACATTAAAAGTAAGAATCGCTCAAAAAATATCGTAATTGCGCGTAAAATTGTAATTTATTTAGCTCGCACTTTGACACCTAACTCTATGCCTTATCTTGCAAATTTCTTTGGAATGAAAGACCACAGCACAGTAAGCAAAGCAATGAAAAGTATTCAAGACGAAATCAATAACAATGCAAACTTTAAAACTATCATTGAAGAAATAAAAAATAAAATAAAATGA